The Pagrus major chromosome 5, Pma_NU_1.0 genomic sequence CATTTCTATGATTTCTGCCTCACAATGAGCACCATTCGGAGGTCCAGATAGCTGAGGCACCTTTCTGAATGTTTCCTCCTGCATACCTGCGTCTCTCCGAGCATTTCCTAAAGCCCCGCGGAGAGAGGGGACACCCCGGGCCCTCCGCTGTCAGCGGTCAACTGctcacttcctctccttcttcttcaggGATTTACACTAATATTTAGATAGGATAGGGTTTTATACGTGGAGCGCGCCGCTGCGGTCCCTGCAGCCTCAGTCACGCAACATGAATgtgaaaatcattgtttttatgATGAGGGGGGAATAACCCGTGATTTATTATCTGTTAAATGATGTGAGCGTGTAATTAATAATTTTATCGGCCTGATTGTGGCAGAGACAGGCTCGTTAAATTAAAGAGTGGAGAAATAAATATCTCCGCCAAACGAGCGTGAAAACATCAAAGCAGATCTGATGctgttttattgtgtctgaGGGAAGAGGAGCGcgggcagaaagagagaaggagaagaagaagagagcgcGCCCACGGATCCTTCCAGATACACCGATGACCTAATCGCATCTCTGTTTAATATGAACACAGAAATAAGCAGCCGAGCCTTGACGTTTACGAGATCTGTGCCATTTAATGAGGCATGGGCgggagttttgttttttttttttttgggtttggTGATTTGTCATGAAACCACAACAGGACCACACAGGCCTCTCCTGCTGCACATGAGCCTCCGATTCTCCTCCACAAGACAACAAGAAGAACCCCAACAACGTGTCACATCCATGCTGTGATGGAGTGACTGCCACAACGTGTCAAACCAATGTTACTAACACGCAGTcaaattttttaaatatttttaatcaaacaaatatGTTTATTCGCTCGATCAAGTGCGTAAAAGCGCACGCCAAATGGCACCGAGGGCCCACAGGTTTGCCTTCTGTTGGCCTTGGTCGTCCTTGTGCAGTAGCCTGTCAGTTTGCTTCATATACTGCTGAGTCTCAGTGTGCCAGCACGGGACAAGAGCACTGGTTCACGGATATGAAGCAGAGAATAATGCGTGAAAAGAATGGATACTAGTTTCCTGCGTACATTTCCAGCATTTTAACtcctaaaaataaattaaatccgTAAAATCCAGAGTGGACTTTCCCGTTTCACCGTTTCAGTTTAGATGTTAGGATGGAAAACATGACTTCAGCAAAACTCCGAGGGCTCAAGTgtaggaacatttattttaactacATTAAACAACGAAATAACATGTCGCAGTTAATATCACTCCGCATGAGCAGGGCCACCAGGCGCATACGCACTTATGTGGACTGCAtatgtttcctttttcattataagtgttcttctgaaaatgtaatttaatgaaCTTTAAAATCCGCTTATCCGTAACTTATGATAAACTTGTCACCGATCATTAAATCCAAAGCTGTGTCCCCTCTTTGGACTATATGAAATACTACagcttttaaataattaaaacaggtTTTTACACCAGATAAATTCCCACAGTGGCCATAATGTGAATAATAATTTTAACACAccacattttcaataaaaacaaacaaacagtgatctGATTCgaaaaaacaagctgtaaagTGAGATGTGACTGCCCGCGCTGTTCTGTGTCCATCAGTCAATGAATGAGAAACGGTGAAGTCGCTGTTCAGGCCTGTATCCTCTAATCAGTGAGAGCTGTTCACATGCTTTGCTCACTTTGTCTAGTTGTTGTCAGCTTTGGGGTGTACGTGTTAAACTCCTCTGGATGGAGTCTGATGCAGCACATGGAGTCCTACAGAGCAAAGATATTTCAAGTGAAGTCAAAGATGTGCGTAAAAACTCTGTTTTAACACAGTCAAAGTGGCTCTCCTCTTAAAGCTGCTTGAATACTAAACGAAAATCACTATAATACTTGGGTAGTAACTCATCTGTTACAGCTATTTTTACACTTTACGTAAACTTGTATCTCTTTTATCTCTGCTGCACAGATTGTGTTTCCTTGCTGATTCATCGCTTACTCACTTCCATGAAGGAATCTGCATTCTTACATTCATACAAAGCCTTAAGGTGTGTTTTACGCACTGAATCAACCTTTTTATTCGCTGCGAGCTATCGATTTAAATTCTGCTCTGGCACAGTTTTCTTTAATTTGCAGCTCAAACAAGTGTATGTTTTCCgtttttaatatttcagctAAAAGTCGGTCTTTATGCTCAGACGCGCAGCTCTGAATGCCTCCGCTGTGCTTTGGCTGCTGCTGGGGCCTGCGAGCGAATTCCAACACAGTCTCTTCCCATTTTGATCTGCTCCTGTATTTTGTCTGTTATCACCTGAGTATTTACAAAGGAGGCTTCCGACTTGGCAATGATGAAGTGAGTCGGTATCGATGGCATCATATCTGATAAAACAGCCCGGCATACACTGGGAGGGATACATCATGTGGGCGATGGTTTACACTGGTTTTGACTGCGCCATGCCTGATTTCTTTTATACAGTAATCATTGGGTGTTTCCTCCATtttagtgtgtgagtgtgcgtaatgtgtgtgagtgtgcgtaatatatctatctatctatctatctatctatctatctatctatctatctatctaaataTTTGCTCTTAACAACATACTGCAGTAGTTTATTTACGCTTCCTGCCTCCCATGGAGaaacatccaaaacaaataGGGCTTAATCCTCTAACTGCTTTATCTCATTAGAACCCCGCTGCTGCCTTCACACTCATTAATTCAATGACTCCAGTGTAAATTAGACTATCCGCTCACTATCGCAGCAGCTCCAACAAAACACGTCTCTAGTCGCCGCACATTAAAGCTGAACCCCGATAAGCTCAGAACCAACAGGGCGATGGTGTGGAGGCGCAAGGCGGAGAGGTCAAGTCCAGCTCCGGTCTGAATTGGAGTGCCACGTGTGTTTATTCTCCCTGATTACTGACTGCATGGATGAGTTTTTGCTCAGTTAAATTTTTGTATGTGGCAAGGTGTGCGAGGGTTAAGGTGCTGCGTAAATCTCACATAAAATCGCGTGAAATTACGCAATACTTTTTGGAAAAATGCCTGAATAGACAGATGAGTATGTGTCCGGATTAATGTGAGAAAAACAGCTCTGAGTATGGACAGTGTCACCTGAATGTCTACTGAATCATGTCTTAAATACAGTAAAGACCTGCCacctttttccatttctgcatGTCTTGGAtccatgtttttcatttgtactTAAATTAAAAGCAATATtcttatttatgtgtgtgactTGACTCAAAAAACACCCAAAGCATTTCAAACTGAAGTAAAAAAGTTGCATTAACTTATATTCTTTGATGTTTTTCAAACCGTGTTCaaagaaaaactacattttcagaCTGCACCTTTGCGTAAAAGTTTCACACATTTCAGAATGTTTTTGCACTGCAGCCCCTCATGTTCCAGGCAGACtcgtggcagcagcagctctatcTGGGCTTGGACAACTAAAATATGCAAACGCATATATAGGCCCATAATTTACTGGAAAAGTGGTGCACTTTGAAGCCGGACATGGCAATGACGTTGGAGTTGAATTCAAATGACTGACACGGTcttattgaaataaaacatccagTGCAGAGCGCAGACACTTTTTTCCTAGTGGTGCAGGGGAGGCGTGGATCTCGCTCACTTTTGACATTCTCGGAGCAGTAGTAGCTTCTCCTCAAGGCAGGACTCAGATGACACCACCCCGCCAGCGACCGGAGGAGAAACAAGGGAagcgttctctctctctctgcggaTGAACTATGTTTTGACACCAGGACGTGTTTGGGGGTTCATCACATGAATCTGAACAGCGGAGAGCTTTTCGCGTCCTCACAATAGCCGTGGGAATACTTTGAGAACAGTCCAACACAGAGTCTCGCACCCACGGAGCGCCGGTAGCGGAATGTGAAAACCCCATTTTGGCGCATGTTCTTCTCCATTGTGTGGAGCCTTCTCCTGCTTTCTGCGCGGTTGGaaagcggaggaggaggaggagggacggcTTTTCCCGACTCGATCCCTTGCCTATGGACGACGGCGGTCCCCTCTCTCCAAAGGCAAATGCTTTCAGTATTGCCTCTCTGATTTCGGCTGCAGAGCAAGCAGGAAACGCATCGTTTGACAAACAGAGCGCCGGCCTGGACAAGCCAGACCTGCACAACCACAGTTCCTTTAAAATGCACTACAGCACTGTCACCCGGGAAATGGAAGGTAAATCTGTTTGTTGATGCCCATAGAGCTGCTGTAGCATGTTACATCTCACACGAAAACATATGAGAGCCTCGCGTCTGCTCGATGACTCGACATTTTCCAAAACGCACAGTTAAATTCATAGCGCAAAACCAACACCACACATGGGCGCGTTGTTTTGAATGCATGAATGAAattaatgtcaaaataaattCTGACACGGTTCGCCATATACGAGAAATAATGCAAATTCAGTCCTAGCAGGGAGGAGAAGTCTGCATAGAAAGCAGCcagagtggggaaaaaagtttCCCATTCCAAAACCCCAAAGCTTTGGACAAAGAGTCAACTTTAATTCGTGCAGGATCACATACATTGAAAATGAAgccaagaggaggaggagggtttaCATGGGCACCCTGTGCGTAATAGTAAAAACAGACCATAATACGCATATCCAGCTCGGAGGGGGGTGTAAATCCACTCCATAGATCTTTTTGTCCAATAACGACAAAGCAACAGTCACCTGccgcctgtttgtttgttcatgcaAATCGATGTGTGTTTACCTTGTAAACCGTTTACACTCCGCTCTGCCGGCCAGATCCTCTATTGTTTGCTAACGGGGGTGATGTGGGCGATACCCTTATCCAAAAGTTAAATGGGTGCCGGAAAGCCCATTAAAAAGGGGCGCACTTCTCTGTCAATCAGTCTCGTCCCAAGGCGAGGAAAAGGCACATTACCTGCAGTTCCTTATCTAAATAGAAATAAGAACCGGTTTTATCGCAAAGGGGAGGCCCTCTGCGTCAGATAAGAGAGGAGACTGGCTTGCAGTgtaacacactgcagcagcgcACAACAGAGGCCACTCAGAGCGCGATCGATCCGCACCACAAACTAATTCACACGCACTCGAAGCTCCTTTCTGCGAATAGTTCCGAGATTCTCCGCGCGCACCGCTGGTTTTTGGAAACATTTCGTCACTATTCGGACGTCTGCTATTTTAGATCAGGCAGACTATAGTATGCTGGCAGTGGATGCGACCTCAGGGATTAATAAACAGCCGAGACGGAAACTTTTAAACCGAAAGGGGTGTATTTATGCGTGACATCTTCATCTGGAGATCACCGAATCCTGCTTCTGCTTTTGCTATCTGTGTTATAACCGACTTTAAGTGCACGGCATATTTAGTAAATCCAGTTTTTTGGGATGATTTCAGCCATATCCAGTCCGTGGCTGACGCAGCTGTCCCATTTTTGCGATGTTGCAGCCTTCACGACGAGCAGCCTGAGCAGCCTCAACACGCCGGGGGGCTACCACCTCTCTCCGTCCCCCGGGGACCCCTACAGCCAACATGAGTCCCACTTCGAGCCCTGCCCGGCCGCCCAGCACAACTACAACTACCCCGGGTCTAACCCGGGCCAGGCCCCGCCGAGTGACAGCGGGACTCCCAACTGCTCCTCGTCGTCCTCCAACTCCACACCGAACGGCAAAACTATAGTGAAGAAGAACCCCAAAGTGGCCAACATTAACGTCCAGCTGGAGATGAAAGCTTTATGGGACGAGTTTAATCAGCTGGGCACGGAGATGATCGTCACTAAGGCGGGCAGGTAAGCACAGAATCTACACAGGCCACAGGCTGGAAAGTTGATGTTTTTCTTATGGATATTCGTATAGACCAGACAAATAATACAGAAGAGACTGAGCTTTAttgtaaaatataatataactCATTTTACATCTTAAGGGAAGAACCACGGCATAAAAAGAGTAACGTTTGTGCATATAAAAGTGTTTAACATTAGTGCTGGTGACGTTAAATCAGATATGCAGGATAtaattttgctttctttttattcGCAGATATTATCAGAACAATTTAGGTTTATGGAGTTCCATTAAAATAGgctgttggattttttttagaACATTCTTTCTTCTTATGGACTTTATAATGAGCAAACTTCTTTCACTAttcaactgtttgtttttacttccaGCAACATATTTATGGCTCCACACTGGTTAAACAGTCGTGTGTGATGACAGTTTAACCAAAATTATAATCCTGCTTCTTGCACATTTTGGcctaaaatgtttgttttacaatcCGGATAGATtgaataataatagtaataactaaatacaacaaacactgacataaTCTGTGTAGGCGCATCGGACCATTGGGCTTTATgaattacatatatttttactttatttagaGTTTTGCAGGAGAGCAACCCAGCTCTGCCGCTGGAGCTGTTTTAAAGACAAACGCGTGCAGGcttgtggatgtgtgtgtgtgttttgtgtgccaGCTGTAAACACCATGTAGATGTGATCCTGCTGCGTTTTATAGAGGATAACTGTGACTCACGGCTGCTTTTCTTCCCCGTCACTCTCCATTTTACGCGCCGCTGTAACACGGAACATTACTGCCCTTAGTCTGTGAGAGTCTTTACATGTGTGAACGAAGATCAGCTCCTgattacagagctgcagccttgTTTTTATTCGGGTCTCGACACgtgtttaccttttttttcttttttctttttttttttttttttttaggagtgTCTGTCTGCTTCCCTTCCTTTACGCACCAGTCTCGCAAAAATACAGTTTGGTGACAGAAATTGCGTGAAtacctttaattaaaaaaaaacagaatattgatcatttaaagatttccaaaatatttttatttcagaaatTATAATTTACTCTGCTTGTAGCCTGTGGAGCTGCTTGTATTATTAggcagtgacctctgaccctggTAGACAGCCAATCAAATGTACCAGTATTGTTATTTGCTATATATGGCGACGTCTCCAAATGCCGCCTTGAGTTTTCCCTGTATTATAGTAATATAAAGAGGCATGAGATAATTGATTTAATCCTGAAAGTGAGGGTTGAGTTTCCCTGCTCACACAGGGCTGTGTGACAGGAGAAAGGAGATCCGCAGCAGAGCACTTTAAAAGCTCCTTCAGCCTCACCTAGCCACAACACTGACGTTAATTGAGCGTTGATTTTAGGATCCCTTTCACTGACTCGGCGGATTACTCAACTTTCAGCTGATGTTGTTGGGCTGTATGGATGTTCCCTACATAGTAACCTAATGAGgtgcaggagaaaaacaaagatttaagaCCTAAACATCCTGCAAAACTCCCAGAAGGGATTGAAAGAAAATTTCTGGAGACAAAGCAGAAacatattgttaataaattaataagtCATCAATATATCAACATGCAGAGAACACTGCCTCGAAATGCTCCCAGTTGTATTTTTTCATACAAGTACAACTCTGGATGTTCATTTCCTCTCAGTCCTGATTATAAAAAAGTAAACACTCAAAACTGAACTCTCTTAAAAGCAGTGCCACACCTCGAGCTAAATAACGGCCTGCTGCGCGTGTGTATTTCCACTACACGTGTGTAGGCCTTCATGTGTCTGGAACTCATCAGacgagcagcagaggagaagtTAAAGCGTCTTGCCAGAAATTACAAAAGCGGAGCTAACAGGCAGCAAACGCACAGCTCCATTCAGACCAGGGAGAGTTTTATCTGTTTACGCACGGACGGAATCACGTCATTTCCAACAGCTTGAAGCTTCTGTCTTCAAGGAGCCTCCAGATCGCACTTAATGAAACTGTTTAGGCCCGAAGCTGCGTGTCTCTCTGCAAACATGCTGAATTTCTGAGAAATTCTTTGGCTGAATAAATCATTACAACCTAACCCCCTGACGACTTCTAAAGAATGACAGTTGAACAGCACCGTCCACACACAGTCTGCAAAAGTAGgatacaaaaactaaatgtgCACCTATGCAAGCAGCCATTTAAGACATACGTTTAACAGTCGCcccatgttgtttttttctttgccaggaGAATGTTTCCAACTTTCCAAGTGAAAATATTTGGGATGGATCCCATGGCAGACTACATGCTCCTGATGGACTTCCTGCCTGTAGACGACAAACGTTACAGGTAactttttgcatgtttttaagCGACTGAAATACACATCTGTCACTGCAGGACCGTGAGGCATTCAAGGCTTTTACGCAGCTGCACAACTCACACTTCGCAGTTTTTAATTCCacttgcaaaataaataaataaataatgacatagCCTATATATAGATAAATaatagaaatttaaaaaatagataaataccTAAACATACGCATAAATTCATGCTAGAATATTTTAAACTATTCCACAATCAACCCATTTATGCCCAGTATATGTTAGTGATACAAGCCGACATTAAACATACATTCAATGTCATATTTTCCCCATATTGAGGCCTGTTGTCATTGTTCATACTGTCTCCATACATTTCAACACATGCATGGTTATTTTGTGCGCATGAGTGGGCAACTTCAACTCAAGTAAATAATGTCGGACAGTCGGAACTTTGTGTTTATAATGAACTTTTTCCGGTCTTGCAGGTACGCTTTCCACAGCTCATCGTGGCTGGTTGCCGGTAAAGCCGACCCCGCCACACCGGGCAGGGTCCATTACCACCCGGACTCTCCGGCCAAAGGCGCCCAGTGGATGAAGCAGATCGTCTCTTTCGATAAACTCAAACTCACCAACAACCTGCTGGACGATAACGGCCATGTGAGTACCCGGCTGGAAATAAATGCATGCAGAAAGAAACGAATAAACAGAGCAAAGGCTTTAAAATCATTACGCAAATCATTCTGTGAATGTAAAGCAATGTAATTCACTGCAACGAGTAATGGCATCATAGTTACAGATTTTACCGACACCTTTATTCGTCAAAAATACTAAAAACTAGTACTGCACAAGCCGTAAACGCACCATTTCGAGAAAGGAGTAAAGATAACCCCAGTTAAGGAGAGGTGGTGCATTTTTACGCACCCTCAGCTTGATTGATACCGGTGATTTAACAGCAATAAATCCTGATATTTTGACTAATAGTCAGATGCTGCCAAAGCCTATTTTCAATCCACAAAAATGGCGCTGCACATCAGGCTTTACTCCAACAATGACGGCAAGGAAGTGGAATATTTCACCACTGGAAATTATTTCAGCCCTCCCCGCTTGATCTTCCACTCTGCCTGAGGGTTTCTGTGTCACTGCATTAGCTGTGAAATCAGAAAGAAAACGGGAGATTTTCGAGTTTTGGGGCGAATATTTTAGCGCATATTGAAAAGAGTGAGACATGCCCAGGACGGCTGGATGGAGAGAGTAACGACCGACATTATTGCTCCATGGATAGGCTTTAAAATAAGAATGATGTTAAGAAAATATTCCCAGATGGCCTTTATGTATTTAGATAAATGTTATAGTTTCAAATAGATCTGCACATTTAGGAGCATCGGgtaatttctgctgctactGCACTTACCAAACCTGCCTATCCACTTATATTTATCTTGGAGGTGGTGCAgggtttttatattttgtaaacaataataataataattttcaatAGGTATAATTCACCAAACCACGTTTGGCTATTTTAATCTACGTtattaaaatgttctttatccaactttaatttatttattaattgtcACTATCTGCCTATTACAGCCCAATAATAACACTGTCCGAAGAAAGTCTGACTTGCGCAATTTAAGCCTTCAATTATTCAGCgcagtgtattattattatagttcTATGTGAGTGCTGATGAATCCTGTGTGGTTTTTTTCAGATCATCCTGAACTCCATGCACCGCTACCAGCCCAGGTTTCACGTGGTTTATGTGGACCCCCGCAAGGACAGCGAGAAATATGCCGAGGAGAATTACAAAACTTTTGTTTTCGAGGAGACCCGCTTCACAGCGGTCACAGCGTACCAGAACCACCGGGTAAGGAGCTTTTATTACCTTCTATGATGGTATGATGTGCAGATGTGGCCTGCCTAAAGGCATATAAATACAGGCTGCATGTGTTTAAATATTATGGGTTATACAAGAAGTAAATGTTGCCCAAAGGAAAAGCCTATCACGAGGTCAGATTCAGCTAAACTGTTAATCAAtaaggttattattattattattattattattattattattaatttaaagtaCTCCTTTTTTTTGGTGATTGTGTGAAAGCATTAACGAATGAATCAGTTATGTTCAGTGGGTAAATCTCTTCCGCTGCGCGTTTTTTGCGCGTAAATGTTGCCTCTGCTCTGTGCGCACAGCTGTGTTCCTGCTCTGTTTTCCATCAGTCTGTTTAGAGTCACTCATCAGTGCATTCATTGGCTATTCAGAGCGACTCTTAACGActtaaacattgaaataaaattcGGTTCCAATCAGCAATTTACAAGTAACAGTGAAGAGGGCGGGAGTGAGTGCGTTATTCTGAATGTGTGTTATATTCCAACACATGGTGATCAGGCTGGAGGATAACTGTGATCTATTTGATGTCAAATGTTGCAGATTTTCCAAagtggaaaatatttttaataccTGAAGCCCCAATGGCCACAGTTACAGTGAGATTGTCAATTATTGCTTCATCATGTGACTCAAAATTAGCtaaatttaatttgaaacaatatttaaaaattaaaaaaatgattacgGTGGTATTCCGGTTCTGATTATGAATAACCTATTAGTTGGATTGTGAACCTACAGATGAGAGGCTATGCAGCTGTAAAAGAGTtcagaaataacaacaatataagCTCTGTATTATCTGGCAGTTATATGAATTCACTTGTGGTTTAAACAACATTGAATGGACAAGATGCGATGGCCTTGAAAAACAGAACTGTGTCTGTTCCATATTTTATTAAAGTCAGCAGTTTgctcacatgtgtgtgtttttaaagacagAACAATATCAGCCAATCACTGCCGTCCTTTCTAATAGAAATCAAACCCAACAATCATTTATAATTGaaaatgacagtgtgtgtggctACAGAATGCAGCACTGAGGTTTATTTCATGTTGTGCACTGGATTTCAGATCACGCAGCTGAAGATAGCCAGCAATCCCTTTGCAAAGGGCTTCAGGGACTGCGACCCAGAGGACTGGTGAGTTTTTCACTCAAACTATACAGTCTTATTGGCATGTTTCCACGTGgtgtaaaaaaatgtcagagagCTTTTGCAAAATggttctgctgtttgtttttatctcacaCACGTTACCAGATGGGTGGAGTTTACCGCACAAAAGAACACAATGAGTGCATGAAGTTTGGAAATCACTGGATATTGTTTGAAAGTCAATAGACTGTGCTTTTCTGTCATTGACAAATTACCAGACACTCTCGTAATTGTCACAGTGGAGTAAACCTCACCCATCTGGTGTGCTCCGGCAGCTGAAAGCAGTGCACAGACTCATTATCCAGCTCTGCAAAttactttttctgtttccttaAAAGCAATAACTGAAGCGATTACGCTGAagtttgtgattattttataGAACAGGCCAATCTGAGTCATCTAATAGGTTgcttcacatttctttcattGTAAATTGGGGGCCTGTCAGTGTGTAAATGCTCATTACATGCATCAATGTAAACTCTTAAAATGTgcattcatcatttttaatatataataaagaaATTGTGCCCTTGACATTCATTAAATGAGTATGTAACTGAATCCATTCTCCCTGCTCCAGGCCCAGGAATCACAGGCCAGGCTCTCTGCCAATAATGAGTGCCTTTGCCAGAACAAGAAACCCAATGTCATCTCCCCCTCAGCAGAACGGCACGGAGAAAGGTCTGCAACTCGCGCTTTGTTTCATCAAAACTCATGCCTGCTatctaacattaaaaaaaaacatactcatGTTAACTTTTTCAGCCTGTACAagaactgttttttctttcaactATTGGCATATTTCACCTCATGTTCTCATTCGCAGTATCAGGCCAATACTGACTTTTAATCAAACATCAAATATCGGCCAGTCAAAGTCATCTACTGCTGACATAACAGAGTTCTTATGCTGTTATATAACTGACCACAGCTTCATAACAGCCAAACCTGCAATGAAAATGAGAATTCTTGACATGGTGATgattttgtttattagtttaatAATAGTgaattcataaaataaatatttatgtaatACAGTTTGACCTTTAAAAAGCCCCTAATCCCTCTGAAGGAATTTATAACTAAACTATGGTTtctgcaacaattaatcgatttgtcttcaactattaaattaactgccaactattttgataatggatTATTCAGTTtgaggttttttgtttgtttgtttgtttgtttttggaaaaaacAGTCCAAATTCTGacttcagcttcttaaatgacaatatttttctgGTTTCGTGACTCTTCTATGACAgcaaattgaatatctttgtgttgtcgaacaaaacaaaacatttgagtaTGCAATCTTGGATGTCTTCaaaatttttcaccattttctgacattttatagacattttTTAGATTACCTGACAATGataataatctttagttgcaaCCCTGTCTGTTGTGAAGCTATTTAAATTTAATCTGTAACATTTCAAGTGAAATGCATAATTTTATATGCATCAATCAATTTTAAGCAGAACAGCTCTTATTTCCatcatttctgtgtttgaatgCAGACTTTTGAAACTGTTttcataaataatatataaataaacaaaataataaataactgcTCATTTTAAGGTTATTAAAATTGTGACATGAGAATTCTCTATACTGTATATCAGTGTGCAAAATGTTACTGCCTTCAACCCAAATAAACTGGTATCAGTAATCATCAATCATCACTGGTATCATCAGTAAGAGCATTCAGTTTggagagcagaacagaacacagtCACTGTTTATGAAAATATACTCAACCTGTTTGTACAAAGTAAGCACCACACGTTGACTCACTCTGACTCTTCTCACCTCTTTTCCTGCACAGAGGACAGCAGGCGGGAGTACGAGCGAGACCCCAGCGGCACGCCCATACACGCCGACCCGGCTCACCAGCTCATGTCCCGGGTCCTCAGCCCCGCCTTGCCCGTCCCGGGAGGCCTCCATGCCGTCCCACTCACCAGTGGCCGACCCAGCCCTCCTCACGACCTTCGGTCAGACCCCCACCCTCTACCGCCGGACACCCTGCACCACCACCCTTACAAGTACCCCACCACCTATGAACACTACCTGGGAGCCAAGACCAGGCCGTCGCCCTATCCTATACCCAGTATCAGAGGACACACGTACCACCACCACATGAACCCAGCCACAGCTAACATGTACTCAGCCACCAGTGGCCCCTCTAACTATGACTACGGGCCCAGATAATGACCGCTGTCCACCAGGGCTAATGGCGTACAGCACTGTGGGAGTGGAAACAGGCAGGAAAGGCAACACAGTCCTGTCTATTGATGGCTTACACAACCTGCGGGGTGCGTTCACAGGGTGGAACTCCTTTCTGCTGGATAAACCCTGccatatttatttaaaggaaaatgcCTCTGCACGGGCACCTGCTCTGTTTCCTTGAAGAGGTCTGCTTTGACCTTTGAACTCAAATGGCAATAGCTCCACACCAGGGCACCTCTTACCTGAGCGGTGCAGACATTGAGCCAGtgagcagaggagacagagggacCTCTCCTTAACACGGACAACACCTTTGATCA encodes the following:
- the tbx1 gene encoding T-box transcription factor TBX1 yields the protein MDDGGPLSPKANAFSIASLISAAEQAGNASFDKQSAGLDKPDLHNHSSFKMHYSTVTREMEAFTTSSLSSLNTPGGYHLSPSPGDPYSQHESHFEPCPAAQHNYNYPGSNPGQAPPSDSGTPNCSSSSSNSTPNGKTIVKKNPKVANINVQLEMKALWDEFNQLGTEMIVTKAGRRMFPTFQVKIFGMDPMADYMLLMDFLPVDDKRYRYAFHSSSWLVAGKADPATPGRVHYHPDSPAKGAQWMKQIVSFDKLKLTNNLLDDNGHIILNSMHRYQPRFHVVYVDPRKDSEKYAEENYKTFVFEETRFTAVTAYQNHRITQLKIASNPFAKGFRDCDPEDWPRNHRPGSLPIMSAFARTRNPMSSPPQQNGTEKEDSRREYERDPSGTPIHADPAHQLMSRVLSPALPVPGGLHAVPLTSGRPSPPHDLRSDPHPLPPDTLHHHPYKYPTTYEHYLGAKTRPSPYPIPSIRGHTYHHHMNPATANMYSATSGPSNYDYGPR